TAAAAATAGGGCAACTGTTGTTACAACAGAATAAAGCCACTTTTTCATAAACGATTTTTCTCCTTTTTCTGCGTTTACTAGATAAAGTACGCGAGCGAAAAAATTATCACTACATATTGTGAATTTTCACACAACCCATCTTTTTTCATTATAAACAATTTGCTTTGATATCACAAGCAAATTAATTCTTTTTTGTCTTTTCAGTTCATTTTCTTGATACAAATAAAAAATAGCAGCCTGTAAGAATCAGACCGCTTTTTTTGCTTATAAGGGAACTCCGAATACCTCTAGGGACTTGAGTTCAGAAGGATGGAGCCTCCTCCATTCTCCCAATTGAAGAGTTGGATCTAGCGTTAGAGGTCCCATAGAAATCCGCTCTAAATCCACCACTTCCTTGCCACAAGCAGCAACCATGCGCTTGACCTGATGGAATTTTCCTTCTGCGATTTCAATTTCGACATAGGAGCTATCGTTTGCCTCATTTACCTCTAAGATCTGTAATCTCGCAGGCAAAGTCGTGAAGTCTTTGAGGGCAATGCCTGCTTCAAAACGGGCCACATCTGCCTCATCCATGATCCCAGCCACCTGGGCACGGTAGATCTTCGACACATGCTTCTTCGGCGAAAGCATGGCATGAGCGAGCTTGCCATTATTGGTCAAAAGGAGTAAGCCATGGGTATCGATATCTAGACGCCCGACAGGAAAGACTTCCTTGTGACGGGCTGTCTCATCCAATAGATCTAACACCGTTTGGTGGTGGTCATCTTCAGTCGC
The DNA window shown above is from Streptococcus sp. S1 and carries:
- a CDS encoding pseudouridine synthase, coding for MRLDKFLVDCGVGSRTEVKQLLKQKKIVVNGKKETAGKLQIDPDKDQVTFMGENLVHETFVYYLLNKPAGVISATEDDHHQTVLDLLDETARHKEVFPVGRLDIDTHGLLLLTNNGKLAHAMLSPKKHVSKIYRAQVAGIMDEADVARFEAGIALKDFTTLPARLQILEVNEANDSSYVEIEIAEGKFHQVKRMVAACGKEVVDLERISMGPLTLDPTLQLGEWRRLHPSELKSLEVFGVPL